In the Ranitomeya imitator isolate aRanImi1 chromosome 2, aRanImi1.pri, whole genome shotgun sequence genome, accacgcagagggcgcaaaaataccctctgcaccgactcacggttcggaggcgctccctctgcgtcccagagcttccagcaagcaagacaacaataaaaatagcaagctggacagaaaaatagcaaatcaaagaaaaacaagcaggaacttaacttctgctgggaagacaggtcacaagaacgatccaggagtgaactagaccaatactggaacattgacaggtggcatggagcaaagatccaagtggagctaaatagagcagccagctaacgaattaacctcgtcacctgtggaaggaaactcagaaacacccaccagaggaagtccatggacagaaccagccgaagtaccattcatgaccacaggagggagcccgacaacagaattcacaacactttgccTTGCTGTCCAGCACGGGATGCTCTGATCCGGCAGAgcgcagacagcaggaccgacacgcccccttgtgttaagccatgccccgggcccttacccttccgtatggctgcctgctttccatgcacaggacctgtgatgaggtcacaggaggggaggagtcagcggtcacatgTACGGGACCtctgtggattgcaggactcggctgcctGTGCTGGTTGCCAGCTtgctgccacatggtgctgcagccgcaggatgaggtaagtatgctgccttgtgtggggtcaggaggtgtacagtgtggatgtagcagagccgtgcgtgtgcgaggtgtatggagcggagccatgtgtgtgcgaggtgtacggagcggagccgtgtgtgtgcgaggtgtacggagcggagccgtgtgtgtgtgaggtgtacggagcggagccgtgtgtgtgtgaggtgtacggagcggagccgtgtgtgtgtgaggtgtacggagcggagccgtgtgtgtgtgaggtgtacggagcggagccgtgtgtgtgtgaggtgtacggagcggagccgtgtgtgtgcgaggtgtatggagcggagccgtgtgtgtgcgaggtgtacggagcggagccgtgtgtgtgcgaggtgtacggagcggagccgtgtgtgtgcgaggtgtacggaacggagccgtgtgtgtgcgaggtgtacggagcggagccgtgtgtgtgcgaggtgtacggagcggagccgtgtgtgtgcgaggtgtacggagcggagccatgtgtgtgcgaggtactatgtgtcgccattatatggagcatcatgtgtgttcattatacagtatggagaatcatgtgtggtcattatacagtatggagaatcatgtggggccattatacagtatggagcatcatgtgcgaatattatacagtatggagcatcatgtgcggctaatatacagtatggagcatcatgtgcgcggtcattatacagtatggagcatcatgtgcggtcattatacagtatggagcatcatgtgcggtcattatacagtatggagcatcatgtggagccattataccgtattgagcatcatgtgcggacaatatacagtatggagcatcatgtgcggccattatacagaatggagtatcatgtggggccattatacagaatggagcatcatgtggagccattatacagtattgagcatcatgtgcggctaatatacagtatggagcatcatgtgcggtcattatacagtatggagcatcatttgcggtcattatacagtatggagcatcatgtgcggtcattatacagtattgagcatcatgtggggccattatacagtatggaatcatatgtggtcattacagtatggagcatcatgtggggtcattatacagtatggagcatcatgtgtggtcattatacagtatggagaatcatgtggggccattatacagtatggagcatcatgtgcggtcattagacagtattgagcatcatgtggggtcattatacagtatggagcatcatgtggcgtcattatacagtatggagcatcatgtgcggtcattatacagtatggagcatcatgtgcggccattatacagtatggagcatcatgtgttgtcgtcatacagtatggagcatcatgtgcggccaatatacagtatggagcatcatgtgcggccaatatacagtatggagcatcatgtgcggtcattacacagtatggagcatcatgtgcggtcattatacagtattgagcatcatctggggtcattatacagtatggaatcatatgcggtcataacagtatggagcatcatgtgcgaccattatacagtatggagcatcatgtgttgtcgtcatacagtatggagcatcatgtgcggtcattatacagtattgagcatcatgtggggtcattatacagtattgagcatcatgtggggtcgttatacagtatggagcatcatgtggggtcattatacagtatggagcatcatgtggtcattatacagtattgagcatcatgtgcggttattatacagtatggagcatcatgtgcggtcattatacagtatggagaatcatgtgtggtcatcatacagtatggagtatcatgtgtggccattatacagtatggagcactgtgtggccatatttttttgtttataattattgtatatgaaactgatcagcagtgctaaatgggtgtggttgggacgtggatatgggtgtcactaattatgaatgggtgtggtcaggggcgtggcttaaaatttgcagCGTTGCGCGCCGCAGGCTTTATCGATCTCtcacatcttcaaaagttgggaggtatggtacaacTACCTCATTTATATGTATGCAATAATTACGAATTCAATAAGTCAAattaattaaccctgctgttgtctttggtctggggagacctattttgaactttggtattttttggggtgttcaagatgcggttctgaaaattgtggttgattgacttaaatgaggatgggtcggtcggccacgggtttgagagccgcatcttgaatattttaaagaatattgaagttcaaggtcggtttggtttttgaccgaagacaacagcagggttttaaataTGTACAACCAGAAGAAAGGCTATTTAAAGCCAAATGGATTACTCCAATTCACAAAGTATAAGGCAATGCTCCCCTATGAGGCAAAAGTAGCAGCACATGACTAATTGTATATGCCTGTGTGAAGATAAAATGCTGACTGTGCAAGACCGCAAGTGGGCTAAAGTTACTCCCATGCAAACAGTATAAGGCAATGCTCTAGTATGATGTAAAAGTAACAGCACATGGCTGTTTGTATATTAAGTCTGTGTGAAGATAAAGTGCTGACAGTGCAAGACCGCAAGTGGGCTAAAGTGCAGAAGATTAACAAGTACTCCTGAGCAGGCCTTCTATAAGAGAAGTTATCAGAAGAAGCTTTGAAGGCAAAAGAAAAGGTGCAAGAATTAATTTCCAATAAAGTTACAGAGTGATTGTtccaatatatttttatatataatattgtgtacatttttggctacaaaaaaagatttttcttgttTATCTTGCTTGTACATAATTTCTCTTGCAATTTGTGCATAATCCATACATGATGGTAAAATGGAACTGTTTATTTTAAATCTGGACATTAGAAAACATGTGAATTGGCCATTGGATTTGAAAAGGATTTTAGCAACCCGAATTTTGCATATCTGTGTAAATGATTTGTATTACAATTTGCATGAAAATGTATACATTTTATGATATTGATATGATTTCAGGGCAGTGTTATTGAAACATATTAATTACTTTTATTCTTTGCAGATAACTGTACCAGAAGTTCAGAGGGAAATCTGATATTTTCAGATTTTGCAGCAGGTGATTATGGTATTACACCAGATACATATGAACAACATGCCATTATCTCAGATACACCTCAAGCCCTTCTCCGAAAAAATCTTTCATCTGATCATTTTCAACCTGTTGTTTCTTCTGCTTCGTCAGTGACCAATGTGCAAAACAAAAGTCATAGAAGGACTAATGAACGTGAACTAGCTCTTAAAGAGGGGAAACCGTTTtcttgctcagaatgtgggaaatgtttcaatgggaaatcagatcttgttaggcaTCGGAAAATTCACACCGGGGAGAAGttcttttcatgtttagaatgtgacaagtgttttacacagaaatcacagCTTATtgtacatcagagaactcacacagaggagaagccatattcatgttcagaatgtgggaaatgttttaatgagCTATCACATCTCATTGCACATCAGAGAatacatacaggggagaagccatttttatgttcagaatgtggaaaatgtttcgtagagaaatcacatcttgtaacacatcagagagttcacacaggggaaaagccatattcatgttcggaatgtgggaaatgttttaaaacaAGATCATATCTTgttgtacatcagagaattcacacaggggaaaagccttattTATGTTCTGAATGTAGTAAATGTTTTAAAACAAAATCAGAACTTGTTGTACATCAGAAAATGCACACAGGggcgaagccattttcatgttcagaatgtggaaaatgttttacattgAAAGCAAATCGTGTTAGACatcaaaaaacacacacagggaaGTAGCAACTTTtccatttatgattttttttaaaggtGTAAGAGAAGAAAGCAAGTTATAGTAAAGTCACACttacaaaaaacagggaaaactatTTGGAGCATTAGATTAGAAAATGTATACAATTACCAATGATTAATTGTTACAGAAAAGCAATTAGTATCCATAAAATACATCTATGTataaactatatatacagtacagaccaaaagtttggacataccttctcatttaaagatttttctgtattttcatgactatgaaaattggaaattcacactgaaggcatcaaaactggaccgcagagttaaggcaaaagggtcaacaagtgctaagcatctctgagaaatccttcaagattgttggaagaccatttccggtgactacctcttgaagctcatcaagagaatgccaagagtgtgcaaagcagacatcaaagcaaaaggtggctactttgaagaacctagaatataagacatattttcagttgtttcacacttttttgttaagtatataattccacatgtgttagttcatagttttgatgccttcagagtgaatttacaattttcatagtcatgaaaatacagaaaaatctttaaatgagaaggtgtgtccaaacttttggtctgtactgtatatatataatatttaatatttacATAAACGATGCCGCTCTCTCCTGTTTGATGTGACATCATCAATGGAGAG is a window encoding:
- the LOC138667048 gene encoding oocyte zinc finger protein XlCOF22-like — protein: LSSKRTTPERCPRPLLPQDCKQEDPDVPQDHQDTDLPHINTRETYVRDDEWCKEEIPTDDYPDNCTRSSEGNLIFSDFAAGDYGITPDTYEQHAIISDTPQALLRKNLSSDHFQPVVSSASSVTNVQNKSHRRTNERELALKEGKPFSCSECGKCFNGKSDLVRHRKIHTGEKFFSCLECDKCFTQKSQLIVHQRTHTEEKPYSCSECGKCFNELSHLIAHQRIHTGEKPFLCSECGKCFVEKSHLVTHQRVHTGEKPYSCSECGKCFKTRSYLVVHQRIHTGEKPYLCSECSKCFKTKSELVVHQKMHTGAKPFSCSECGKCFTLKANRVRHQKTHTGK